In Pelmatolapia mariae isolate MD_Pm_ZW linkage group LG8, Pm_UMD_F_2, whole genome shotgun sequence, one genomic interval encodes:
- the LOC134632658 gene encoding C-reactive protein-like, with protein sequence MSVNAVKFGEALLGVLLLVTFSSSTQVGLSDKVLVFPYETDFSYVALIPQKEMGLKAFTLCMRVATELPEERQIILFAYRTADYDELNVWREKDGRISFYLSGDGVFFHLPPLTTFRTSLCLTWESRTGLAAFWVDGKRSTYQVYKPGHTIRPKGTVLLGQDPDKHLGGLEATQSFVGEMTDLNMWDYVLSRSMIQGWHYGHKVPKGNIFDWATMEYEVTGNVMVVDDD encoded by the exons AGCGTCAACGCTGTGAAGTTTGGTGAGGCTCTGCTGGGTGTTTTATTGCTTGTGACTTTCTCCTCATCCACACAAG TGGGTCTGAGCGACAAAGTCCTGGTTTTCCCCTATGAGACGGACTTCAGCTACGTGGCCTTGATCCCGCAGAAGGAGATGGGGCTGAAGGCATTCACCCTCTGCATGCGTGTGGCCACCGAGCTGCCGGAGGAGCGACAGATCATCCTGTTCGCCTACCGCACAGCCGACTACGATGAACTCAACGTGTGGCGCGAGAAGGACGGCCGCATCTCCTTTTACCTGAGCGGCGACGGCGTCTTCTTTCACCTGCCCCCACTCACCACCTTCCGCACCAGCCTTTGCCTCACCTGGGAGTCGCGCACCGGCCTCGCTGCCTTTTGGGTGGACGGGAAGCGTAGCACCTACCAGGTCTACAAACCCGGCCACACCATCCGTCCAAAGGGCACCGTCCTCCTGGGGCAAGATCCAGACAAACACCTGGGAGGCTTGGAGGCCACGCAGAGCTTTGTGGGGGAAATGACGGATCTAAATATGTGGGACTATGTGCTTTCCAGGAGCATGATCCAGGGCTGGCACTACGGACACAAAGTCCCCAAAGGGAATATCTTCGACTGGGCCACCATGGAGTACGAGGTGACCGGGAATGTGATGGTGGTGGATGATGACTGA